A region of uncultured Acidilobus sp. JCHS DNA encodes the following proteins:
- a CDS encoding putative ATPase (AAA+ superfamily), producing the protein MVWFVYGLPTDRPFGRDSEVSTVARLLGEGQPVGLLGPRRIGKTSILLASLKASGLPYVLLSAEEFVRGERSFDLTEFLSAFVSRVTMAAYSRAGLRLRLEERARGYLRLLRDLIGAIKVTFDIPEVTATIELVLDKGERGRDLSGDLAQVLDLPQVLAERLGLRLVIAIDEFQYLRYARQAAPEVLHVMRSRWQFHRSVSYAISGSAVGMLSEMVGSRDQPFYQFFYMIRVKPFDRETSIRFLKEGFRAEGVSVNEADVERIVDYVDGLPAWLNLVGIKVVSERRGVEEVLSSLPSDVNVVTAIEDDLRKLSPSARAALRRLAELGGEGSPRDLGGSPWAAQRALGQLIRYGYVERTGRGTYRVVDPMVVHYLARS; encoded by the coding sequence TTGGTGTGGTTCGTCTACGGGCTCCCGACCGACAGGCCCTTCGGGAGGGACTCTGAGGTAAGCACGGTGGCCAGGCTCCTCGGGGAGGGCCAGCCCGTGGGCCTCCTGGGCCCGAGGAGGATAGGCAAGACCTCAATTCTCCTCGCCTCCCTCAAGGCCTCAGGCCTCCCCTACGTCCTGCTCTCGGCAGAGGAGTTCGTCAGGGGGGAGAGGAGCTTCGACCTGACGGAGTTCCTCTCGGCCTTCGTGAGCAGGGTGACGATGGCAGCTTACTCCAGGGCCGGCCTTAGGCTCAGGCTTGAGGAGAGGGCGAGGGGGTACCTGAGGCTCCTCAGGGACCTCATAGGGGCGATTAAGGTCACTTTCGACATACCTGAGGTCACGGCCACCATAGAGCTCGTCCTTGACAAGGGGGAAAGGGGGAGGGACCTCAGCGGTGACCTGGCCCAGGTGCTCGACCTGCCCCAGGTCCTGGCTGAGAGGCTGGGCTTAAGGCTCGTCATAGCCATAGACGAGTTCCAGTACCTGAGGTACGCGAGGCAGGCGGCCCCCGAGGTCCTTCACGTGATGAGGAGCAGGTGGCAGTTCCACAGGTCCGTCTCATACGCTATCTCCGGCTCAGCCGTGGGCATGCTGAGCGAGATGGTGGGCTCAAGGGACCAGCCCTTCTACCAGTTCTTCTACATGATTAGGGTGAAACCCTTTGACAGGGAGACCTCGATCAGGTTCCTTAAGGAGGGGTTCAGGGCAGAGGGGGTCAGCGTTAACGAGGCCGACGTAGAGAGGATAGTTGACTACGTTGACGGCCTCCCCGCGTGGCTCAACCTCGTCGGCATAAAGGTCGTCAGCGAGCGGAGGGGCGTTGAGGAGGTCCTCTCGTCCCTGCCCTCGGACGTCAACGTGGTGACGGCCATCGAGGACGACCTCAGGAAGCTCTCGCCCTCGGCCAGGGCGGCGCTGAGGAGGCTTGCTGAGCTCGGGGGCGAGGGGTCGCCGAGGGACCTCGGCGGGAGCCCCTGGGCTGCCCAGAGGGCGCTGGGCCAGCTGATAAGGTACGGCTACGTGGAGAGGACAGGCAGGGGGACCTACAGGGTCGTTGACCCCATGGTTGTCCACTACCTTGCTAGAAGCTGA
- a CDS encoding putative ATPase (AAA+ superfamily), whose protein sequence is MLFDERPKERREDLFDREAELAAIMDNINRPLLVLSGVRRIGKTSLLLVALNELGRDYILIDARELKANYGRRDLYSLLSKALSSRLSRLADVLRGIRGINIMSNYVEISWRGRDYISLAELFDALNRRRLIVAIDEAQRLRGPMGAELREALAHAYDYDRNLTFVLTGSEVGLLHELIGVDDPSSPLYGRYYHEVQLGRFSEEQSAEFLRRGFEEAGLKVGEEVIDEMVRLFDGIPGWLTFAGNQYLAARSLEEVRERAIGVALRELENLVEEKSRASPSAGRRYRLALKCIAEGRDSWSSLRRCVEEGEGVTLSSSVLDNVLRTLERLSIVKDYEFLDPVYREAARRLR, encoded by the coding sequence ATGCTCTTTGACGAGAGGCCCAAGGAGAGGAGGGAGGACCTTTTCGACAGGGAGGCCGAGCTGGCGGCAATAATGGACAACATCAACAGGCCGCTCCTAGTGCTGAGCGGCGTGAGGAGGATAGGCAAGACCTCGCTCCTCCTCGTGGCCCTTAACGAGCTGGGGCGCGACTACATTTTAATTGACGCGAGGGAGCTCAAGGCCAACTACGGAAGGAGGGACCTCTACTCCCTCCTGTCCAAGGCCCTCTCCTCAAGGCTGTCGAGGCTAGCCGACGTGCTTAGGGGGATAAGGGGCATCAACATAATGAGCAACTACGTAGAGATAAGCTGGAGGGGGAGGGACTACATAAGCCTGGCAGAGCTATTTGACGCCCTCAACAGGAGGAGGCTGATAGTGGCCATAGACGAGGCCCAGAGGCTTAGGGGCCCCATGGGGGCTGAGCTCAGGGAGGCCCTGGCCCACGCCTACGACTACGACAGGAACCTCACCTTCGTGCTCACAGGCTCGGAGGTCGGGCTCCTCCACGAGCTCATAGGCGTTGACGACCCGTCCTCCCCCCTTTACGGCAGGTACTACCACGAGGTCCAGCTGGGCAGGTTCAGCGAGGAGCAGTCAGCGGAGTTCCTCAGGAGGGGCTTTGAGGAGGCCGGGCTCAAGGTCGGCGAGGAAGTGATTGACGAGATGGTGAGGCTCTTCGACGGCATCCCTGGCTGGCTCACCTTCGCTGGCAACCAGTACCTGGCCGCGAGGAGCCTTGAGGAGGTCAGGGAGAGGGCCATAGGGGTCGCCCTGAGGGAGCTGGAGAACCTGGTAGAGGAGAAGTCTAGGGCCTCGCCCTCAGCCGGCAGGAGGTACAGGCTGGCCCTCAAATGCATAGCGGAGGGCAGGGACTCATGGTCGTCGCTTAGGAGGTGCGTTGAGGAGGGCGAGGGGGTCACGCTGTCATCGAGCGTGCTCGACAACGTCCTGAGGACCCTTGAGAGGCTGAGCATAGTTAAGGACTATGAGTTCCTCGACCCTGTGTACAGGGAGGCCGCGAGGAGGCTCAGGTAA
- a CDS encoding pyruvate, phosphate dikinase, which yields MPVKNYVLWFEEADWRDKKLLGGKGASLAQMTQLGLPVPPGFLITTEACRDFYAAKRAEIDSLERELRRNPPPQVRDEIIKRIWSLIDQCDLPKGLMDSVREHMKELERRTGKKFGSAEGVPLLVSVRSGAALSMPGMMDTVLNLGLNDKSVIALARATNNEWFAYDAYRRFIQMFARIVLALDEKPFAQAFDAKSEQFAREAETTYRDELEAIRKVYPEYAPRLDAQPPRDLAPRMWQRSLELIKELVEEYKALVKKMWGEFPQDPYVQLELAIRAVFRSWMNPRAIFYRIANNITPEMADCTAVNVVTMVFGNMGWDSGTGVYFTRDTASGENRPYGEFLPNAQGEDVVAGIRTPLNLEELRKRMPNVYNQLIEAGKKLEALNKDVMDIEFTIERGKLYFLQNRAAKMTPLARVRTAVEMAKEGIITKEEALLKVDPEQVRRLLYPTIDPKVKATPIAKGLPASPGAASGQVVFDPDTAVEWAKQGKRVILVRVETKPDDVHGFYAAQGVLTSRGGFTSHAAIVARAIGKPAVVGAEAIRIDYDRRQFEVNGKVVKEGDWVTIDGNSGSVYLGELPTVTPEIGGWLDELLRWADEVRKLGVRANADVPEDAMMARKFGAEGIGLLRIERMFRRPERLEALRKVILAETDEEREAHMRELADMIKPDFKEMFEIMDGKPVVVRLIDPPLHEFLPAGEELLAQIYELRERKAKAEAEGRASEAAELQRKIEEVERLYRRVKALQEANPMMGHRGVRVGVTYPTIYYHLTRAIAEAAAELIKEGRHPVVEIMIPQVAEVNEIRFVKNNAVLPALQDVERRYGVKLDVKIGTMIETVRAALTASEIAQEVDFFSFGTNDLTQATFSFSRDDVENKFMAQYLDKSILSFDPFDRLDEKGVGRLVEIATKEGKQANQRLEVGVCGEHGGDPASINFFHGAGVDYVSASPFRVPVARLAAAQAAVREKLGIKGPVGE from the coding sequence ATGCCCGTGAAGAACTACGTCCTGTGGTTCGAGGAGGCCGACTGGCGCGACAAGAAGCTCCTTGGGGGCAAGGGGGCCTCGCTGGCCCAGATGACCCAGCTGGGCCTCCCTGTGCCCCCAGGCTTCCTAATAACCACGGAGGCCTGCAGGGACTTCTACGCTGCCAAGAGGGCCGAGATAGACTCCCTTGAGCGCGAGCTCAGGAGGAACCCGCCGCCCCAGGTGAGGGACGAGATAATAAAGAGGATATGGAGCCTCATAGACCAGTGCGACCTCCCCAAGGGCCTGATGGACAGCGTAAGGGAGCACATGAAGGAGCTAGAGAGGAGGACAGGCAAGAAGTTCGGCTCGGCTGAGGGCGTACCGCTTCTGGTCTCTGTGAGGTCAGGCGCAGCACTCTCAATGCCCGGCATGATGGACACCGTGCTAAACCTAGGCCTCAACGACAAGAGCGTCATAGCCCTAGCGAGGGCCACCAACAACGAGTGGTTCGCCTACGACGCCTACAGGAGGTTCATACAGATGTTCGCGAGGATAGTGCTGGCCCTCGACGAGAAGCCCTTCGCCCAGGCCTTTGACGCCAAGAGCGAGCAGTTCGCCCGTGAGGCCGAGACCACGTACAGGGACGAGCTTGAGGCGATAAGGAAGGTCTACCCCGAGTACGCGCCGAGGCTCGACGCCCAGCCCCCGAGGGACCTGGCCCCAAGGATGTGGCAGAGGTCCCTTGAGCTGATCAAGGAGCTGGTGGAGGAGTACAAGGCGCTTGTCAAGAAGATGTGGGGCGAGTTCCCGCAGGACCCGTACGTGCAGCTTGAGCTGGCGATAAGGGCCGTGTTCAGGTCCTGGATGAACCCCAGGGCCATATTCTACAGGATAGCCAACAACATAACCCCTGAGATGGCCGACTGCACGGCCGTCAACGTTGTGACCATGGTCTTCGGGAACATGGGCTGGGACTCGGGCACGGGCGTCTACTTCACCAGGGACACGGCGAGCGGCGAGAACAGGCCCTACGGCGAGTTCCTGCCCAACGCCCAGGGCGAGGACGTAGTGGCCGGCATAAGGACGCCGCTCAACCTGGAGGAGCTGAGGAAGAGGATGCCCAACGTCTACAACCAGCTGATAGAGGCGGGCAAGAAGCTCGAGGCGCTGAACAAGGACGTCATGGACATAGAGTTCACCATAGAGAGGGGCAAGCTCTACTTCCTCCAGAACAGGGCCGCTAAGATGACGCCTCTCGCCAGGGTCAGGACGGCCGTTGAGATGGCCAAGGAGGGCATAATAACCAAGGAGGAGGCCCTCCTCAAGGTGGACCCAGAGCAGGTCAGGAGGCTACTCTACCCGACCATAGACCCCAAGGTCAAGGCCACCCCGATAGCCAAGGGCCTCCCGGCCTCTCCTGGAGCCGCCAGCGGGCAGGTAGTCTTTGACCCAGACACCGCGGTCGAGTGGGCTAAGCAGGGCAAGAGGGTCATACTGGTGAGGGTCGAGACAAAGCCAGATGACGTGCACGGCTTCTACGCTGCCCAGGGCGTGCTGACCTCAAGGGGAGGCTTCACGTCGCACGCCGCAATAGTCGCCAGGGCCATAGGGAAGCCCGCCGTGGTGGGGGCCGAGGCCATAAGGATAGACTACGACAGGAGGCAGTTCGAGGTAAACGGGAAGGTAGTGAAGGAGGGGGACTGGGTCACAATTGACGGCAACAGCGGCAGCGTGTACCTCGGCGAGCTGCCCACGGTAACGCCTGAGATAGGCGGCTGGCTTGACGAGCTGCTCAGGTGGGCTGACGAGGTGAGGAAGCTCGGCGTCAGGGCCAACGCAGACGTGCCGGAGGACGCTATGATGGCCAGGAAGTTCGGCGCCGAGGGCATAGGCCTGCTGAGGATAGAGAGGATGTTCAGGAGGCCCGAGAGGCTCGAGGCCCTGAGGAAGGTGATACTGGCCGAGACTGATGAGGAGAGGGAGGCCCACATGAGGGAGCTGGCCGACATGATAAAGCCCGACTTCAAGGAGATGTTCGAGATAATGGACGGGAAGCCCGTCGTGGTAAGGCTGATAGACCCGCCGCTCCACGAGTTCCTGCCCGCCGGCGAGGAGCTCCTGGCGCAAATCTACGAGCTCAGGGAGAGGAAGGCCAAGGCGGAGGCCGAGGGCAGGGCCTCGGAGGCCGCCGAGCTGCAGAGGAAGATAGAGGAGGTAGAGAGGCTCTACAGGAGGGTCAAGGCGCTCCAGGAGGCCAACCCTATGATGGGCCACAGGGGCGTGAGGGTGGGAGTCACCTACCCGACCATCTACTACCACCTGACCAGGGCCATAGCCGAGGCGGCAGCCGAGCTCATAAAGGAGGGCAGGCACCCCGTGGTCGAGATAATGATACCTCAGGTGGCCGAGGTCAACGAGATAAGGTTCGTGAAGAACAACGCCGTCCTGCCGGCGCTGCAGGACGTCGAGAGGCGCTACGGCGTGAAGCTTGACGTGAAGATAGGCACCATGATTGAGACCGTGAGGGCCGCGCTGACGGCCAGCGAGATAGCCCAGGAGGTGGACTTCTTCAGCTTCGGCACCAACGACCTGACCCAGGCCACCTTCAGCTTCAGCAGGGACGACGTTGAGAACAAGTTCATGGCCCAGTACCTTGACAAGAGCATACTGTCCTTCGACCCCTTCGACAGGCTTGACGAGAAGGGCGTGGGCAGGCTAGTTGAGATAGCGACCAAGGAGGGCAAGCAGGCCAACCAGAGGCTTGAGGTAGGCGTCTGCGGCGAGCACGGCGGCGACCCGGCCTCGATCAACTTCTTCCACGGGGCCGGCGTCGACTACGTGAGCGCCTCGCCGTTCAGGGTGCCCGTAGCTAGGCTGGCGGCGGCCCAGGCGGCCGTCAGGGAGAAGCTCGGCATAAAGGGCCCAGTGGGCGAGTGA
- a CDS encoding Phosphomannomutase, which translates to MGRLFGTDGVRGIVGELMTPSFALRMGHAIGAYFGKGSRVLLARDVRAGGDALARALAAGLMAEGVKVYYAGLVPTPTLQYAVKAMGFDGGVMITASHNPREYNGIKVIEADGVEIPHEKEPVIEDYYFKGHETNLPWRSMVYDVVDVSQAVVDTYVRAVLSQVDVDLIARREFRVVVDCANSVGAVTTPLILRELGAKALTLNCNLDPTFPGRNPEPNEETLELTKRVVVEAGAVMGVAHDGDADRAMLIDERGRIIWGDRAGALLTRFVVESGRWKGYPLKAYTAVSSSVVVEEYLRPLGVEVVWNPVGSVTIARNILRDGGAISGFEDNGGYMHVPHHPVRDGGMTAALALYMLASTGSRLGDLLDSLPYYYTIKAKAPATRDQALCLVEAVKKDFSGYRQITIDGVKVIGDDFWVLVRPSGTEPIVRVSVEAKSEERAQALLKRVLSLYESSCGGKAA; encoded by the coding sequence TTGGGCAGGCTCTTCGGCACAGACGGGGTCAGGGGCATAGTTGGGGAACTGATGACCCCTTCCTTCGCGCTCAGGATGGGTCACGCCATAGGGGCGTACTTCGGCAAGGGCTCAAGGGTCCTCCTGGCAAGGGACGTCAGGGCCGGCGGCGACGCGCTCGCCAGGGCTCTGGCGGCCGGCCTCATGGCCGAGGGGGTTAAGGTCTACTACGCTGGCCTCGTCCCGACCCCCACGCTGCAGTACGCGGTCAAGGCCATGGGCTTCGACGGGGGAGTCATGATAACGGCTAGCCACAACCCGAGGGAGTACAACGGGATAAAGGTCATAGAGGCTGACGGTGTTGAGATACCGCACGAGAAGGAGCCCGTGATTGAGGACTACTACTTCAAGGGCCACGAGACCAACCTGCCGTGGAGGTCGATGGTCTACGACGTTGTCGACGTGAGCCAGGCCGTAGTGGACACCTACGTGAGGGCCGTGCTGTCCCAGGTGGACGTTGACCTGATAGCGAGGAGGGAGTTCAGAGTCGTGGTCGACTGCGCCAACAGCGTGGGAGCCGTTACGACGCCCCTGATACTCAGGGAGCTCGGCGCCAAGGCGTTAACGTTGAACTGCAACCTTGACCCGACCTTCCCGGGCAGGAATCCTGAGCCCAACGAAGAGACGCTGGAGCTGACCAAGAGGGTAGTGGTTGAGGCCGGGGCCGTCATGGGGGTGGCTCACGACGGTGACGCCGACAGGGCCATGCTGATAGACGAGAGGGGCAGGATCATATGGGGCGACAGGGCCGGCGCCCTCCTGACGAGGTTCGTCGTGGAGAGCGGGAGGTGGAAGGGCTACCCGCTGAAGGCGTACACGGCGGTCTCGAGCAGCGTAGTGGTTGAGGAGTACCTGAGGCCCCTGGGCGTCGAGGTCGTATGGAACCCCGTCGGGAGCGTCACGATAGCCAGGAACATACTGAGGGACGGGGGAGCGATAAGCGGCTTCGAGGACAACGGGGGGTACATGCACGTCCCCCACCACCCGGTCAGGGACGGCGGCATGACCGCGGCCCTTGCCCTCTACATGCTGGCCTCCACGGGCTCAAGGCTTGGCGACCTGCTGGACTCCCTCCCCTACTACTACACCATAAAGGCCAAGGCCCCGGCCACGAGGGATCAGGCCCTCTGCCTCGTGGAGGCCGTCAAGAAGGACTTCTCGGGCTACAGGCAGATAACCATTGACGGCGTCAAGGTCATAGGTGACGACTTCTGGGTCCTCGTCAGGCCCAGCGGGACGGAGCCCATAGTAAGGGTCTCCGTTGAGGCCAAGAGCGAGGAGAGGGCGCAGGCCCTCCTCAAGAGGGTGCTGTCGCTTTACGAGTCGAGCTGCGGGGGGAAGGCCGCTTGA